A window of Stenotrophomonas indicatrix genomic DNA:
ATCAGCGCCAGGTGGCCGTTGGCGGTGAAGAACAGCAGGCCGAACAGCAGATAGAACCACTGGCCGATGACACCGGAGGTGCCGCCGCGCAGCGGGTCGCTCATCTGCGCAAACGCCAGGCCGGTGCCCTGGGCGACCAGTTCGCCGGCCATGGCACCAGCCTCGAACACCAGCCGCAGCAGGAAACCGATGGCCACGCCGATCGCCAGCTCGCGGGCGATGGTCAGCACGGTGGCGGCGTCGAAGCCGGTCCAGTCCGGTACCGGCGGCAGCAGCGGCGCCAACGCGATGGCCAGGGTGCCGGCCAGCATCACCCGCACCCGGCCGGGCACCGCGCGGGTACCGATCATCGGCATCGCCATGGCCACTGCGCCGATGCGCAGCATGGTCCACAGCACGGTGCCGATCATGCCGAAGGCGTTCAGGCCGTCGGCAGCCATCTGGGTGGCGGCGTCCATCTGCGTGCGCGTCCGTCTAGCCGATCAGGTGCGGGATGCGCTGGAACAGCAGCGTGGTGAATTCGACCAGATGGCCGATCAGCAGGCTGCCCAGTGCGAACAGCACCGCTGTGAGGGCCGCGGCCTTGGCAACGAAGGCGATGGTCGGCTCGTTGAGCTGCGTCGCCGCCTGCACCACGCCCACCACCACGCCGACCACCAGTACGGTCAGCAGCAGCGGGCCGGCCACCCAGAGCACGGTAATCAGGCCGCCACGCAGTTCGGTCAAGGCAAGTTCGGGAGACATCATGGTTCCATCGGTAGCGCCGGGCTATGCCCGGCGGTGGTCAATGCGACGGCCGGCACTGCCCGGCGTCGCCTCTGTAGAGCCGAGCCATGCTCGGCTGACCTTCGGATCAGGCCGGATTGAAGCTGGCCGCCAGCGTGCCGACGGTCAGCACCCAACCATCGACCAGCACGAACAGCAGGATCTTGAACGGCGCAGAGACCAGCATCGGCGACAGCATCATCATGCCCATCGACATCAGTACGCTGGCCACGACCAGATCGATGATCACGAACGGGATGAAGATCAGGAAGCCGATCTCGAAGGCGGTCTTCAGTTCGCTGGTGACGAACGACGCGACCAGCACCGGGAACGGAATCGCATCAGGGCTGGCGTAGGTGCCGTGACCGGCGATGCCGGCGAAGGTCATCAGGTCGGTCTCGCGGATCTGCGCCAGCATGAAGGCGCGCAGCGGCGTGGTGGTCAGCGTCCAGGCAGTCTGGAAGTCGATCTCGCCATTGAGGTACGGCGCCATGCCGGTGCTCCAGGCCTTGTCCCAGGTCGGCAGCATGATCATTGCGGTGAGGAACAGGGCCAGGCCCAGCAGGACCTGGTTGGACGGCGTCTGGCCGGTGCCCAGCGCCTGCCGCAGCAGGCCCAGCACGATGATGATGCGGGTGAAGGAGGTCAGCACCAGCAGCATCGACGGGATCAGGGTGATCGCCGTCATCAACAGCAGTGTCTGCAACGGCAGGCTGACCGGCGCACCGCCGATCTTGCCGACGTTGATGTCCGGCAGCGGCGTGGTCGGCGCGCCCGGGGCGGCGAACGCCAACGCAGGCAGCAGGCACAGGGCGATCAGGCTCAGCCACGGCAGCAGGGTGGCAAGACGGGAACGGGTCACACGCATGTCAGGGGTCCTTGCGCAGCCGCTGTTGCAGCAGCTGGGCGAAATTCGGCAGGTTCTTCAGGTCGGGTACGCGTACCGGCGCAGGCGGTGGCAGCGGTTCGGGCAGGGTGTGCAGGGCGTTGATGCCGCCGGCGGTGACGCCCAACAGCAGTTGCTGACCATTGACCTCGACCACCACCACGCGTTCCTTGGCGCCGACATTCAGGCTCGCCACCAGCTTCATGCCCTCGGCCGGGCGGAAGCCGCTGCCGGGCAGGCGCTTGAGCAGCCAGCCCAGGCCGATGACCAGGGCCAGCACTGCCAGCAGGGCCAGTACCGCACCGAACAGGCTCGGTGCGGCCGGCGCATGCTGGCTGATCTGCGGGGCCGTCGTGGCGACGGCCAGGGTGGTGGCGAGCAGGCTCAACGCAGTCTCCGGATCCGCTCGCTGGGGCTGACCACATCGGTCAGGCGCACGCCGAAGCGGTCGTTGATCACCACCACTTCGCCATGGGCGATCAGCGTGCCGTTGACGAACACGTCCAGCGATTCGCCGGCACCCCGTTCCAGCTCTACCACCGAACCCTGGTTGAGCTGCAGCAGGTTGCGGATCGGCAGGCGGGCGCGGCCGACTTCCAGCGACAGCGTCACCGGCACATCGAGGATCACGTCCAGGTTCAAATCCGGGCCGGTCGCTTCATCGGCCTGCAGGTTGCTGAACTGGGCCGGGGTCGGTTCGAGGGCGTCGATATCGTTCATTGCGGGTCTTCCTGGATGACGGGTACGCGCGGACGGGTGCCCGGCGGATGGGTAGCGGTGATCTTTACGGCGTTCATGCCGTTGGCGACGCCGAACTCACCGGTGAACACCGGGATGTTCTCCACGCACAGCGGCACCTGCGGGCTGAGGTCGATCGGCAGGATGTCGCCGACCTTCAGCCGGGTCAGGTCGCGCAGGGTCATGCGCTTGCTGGCCAATACGCTGGACAGGGTCACTTCGGCCACGTTGAGCTGCTCGCGCAGGGTGCGGCCCCAGCTCTCGTCGCGGTCGTTGCGGTCGCTCTGGATGCCGGCGTCGAGCAGTTCGCGGATCGGCTCCAGCATCGAGTAGGGCAGGGTCACGTGGATGTCACCGCCACCGCCGTCGAGTTCGACATGCAGGCGGCACACCACCACGTATTCGCGCGGCGTCACGATGTTGGCGAAGTGCGGGTTGATCTCCGAGTTGATGTACTCGAATTCCACGTCCATCACCGGTGCCCACGCTTCACGCAGGTCGGCGAAGGTCTGCTTCAGCAGCAGGTGGATCACCCGCATTTCGGTGGCGGTAAATTCGCGGCCTTCGATGCGCGTCGGGTAGCGCCCGTCGCCGCCGAAGAAGTTGTCGACGATGGCGAACACCAGGGTCGGTTCGAACACGATCAGGCCGGTACCGCGCAGTGGCTTGAAGCGGATCAGGTTCAGGTTGGTCGGCACATACAGCGAGTGCATGTAGTCGTTGAACTTGATCAGCTCGATGCCGCGCACGGACAGTTCGGCCGAACGCCGGATCAGGTTGAACAGGCCGATCCGCCACAGGCGCGCAAAGCGCTCGTGGACCATTTCCAGGGTCGGCATGCGACCGCGGATGATGCGGTCCTGGCTGGCGAAATCGTAGGAGCGTGCTTCGCCACTGGGGGCGTCCGGCTCGGTTTCGACCGCGCCACTGTCCACGCCATGCAACAGGGCATCGATCTCATCCTGGGACAGCAGGTCATTCATCGGGGAGCCCTTACTGGGTCACGAAGCTGGTGAACAGCAGGTCGTCGGCACCGTTGCTGCCGGTCTCGGCCTTCAGCACCTTCTGCACTTCGGCCAGCGAATCGGCCTGCAGCTTCTGCTTGCCGGCGATGTCGGCGATCTGCTGCGGGCTGACCTGCGAGAACAGCATCAGCAGGCGCGCGCGGATGGCCGGGGCATGGGTCTTGATCGCTTCCAGCGCGGCCGGATCGCGGGTCATCAGCTGCACTTCCACCTGCAGGTAGCGCGGGCCGTCGATCGAGCCGTTGAGGTTGACCACGAATGCCGGTTCCAGCGCGAAGTACTGGGCCGGGGCCGGGGTGGTGGTCTTCTTCGGCGCCTGCGCGGCCTTGTCTTCGTGCTTGGACTGGGTGAAGAACCAGACGCCGCCACCGGCGGCACCGGCGGCCAGTACGGCGACCAGGGCGGTGATCAGGATCGGACTGCGCGGCTTGGCGGTCTTGTCCTTGTCGGCGGTCTTCTTGGTTTTGTCAGCGGCTGCGGCCACGGGGTGAAGCTCCTGAGGGTTGCTTCACCGGGATATGCAAGGGGTGTGCCGGAGCGGCCGGAGAGGGCGGTGACGGAATTCCGTCGGGTGTTCAAATCGGTAGCGCCGGACCATGCCCGGCGGAATGTCGGGAATCCGCCGGGCATGGCCCGGCGCTACCCGTGTTCTGGTGGGTGCCAACCGTCCCGCTCTGGTGGGTGCCAACCTTGGCTGGCACGCCTGTCAGGCGTACGCGTCCAACAACCCGCGCTGGCGGATCAGCTGCGACGCCGACACCGTGGTGTCGCCCAGTGACGGTTCTCCGTCACCACCACGACCGCCGCCGCCCGCCGGGCTGCCCGGAGTGCCGTCGCCACTGTGCTGCTGGCCGACATCGGCATGGGCCAGCTGGAAGCCCTGCTCGCCCAGCAGTTCACGCAGGCGCGGCAGGCTGCTTTCCAGCGCCTGGCGTACATCCACATGCGGGCTGCTGAAGCTGGCATGGACCTTGTCACCGTTCATCTGCAGGCGCACGTCCACCGGCCCCAGGTCTTCCGGATTGAGGCGGATGTGGGCATGGCCGATCTTCTGGTCGGCCAGCCAGCCGATGCGCGCGCCGATGGCCTGGTCGAAACCATCATCGCCCAGCACCGGCTTCGGAGTCGGTTCGCCATTGAAGACGGCATTGCTGGCCAGTGCGGCCTTCAGGTCCTGCAGGGCGGCGGGCAGGGGGGGCTGCAGCGGCGCCGGAGGTGCGCGGTCGCCGATCTGCAGGCTGTCACCGTCGTCGGCACGATCCAATGCCTTGCCACCCATCACCAGCTCCGGCAACGGCAGGCCACTGGCCTCATCATCGCCGGCAGCGGATGCCGGAGCGCTGGCGGCCGGCGCTGCCGCGCCCTGGCTCGCGTTGGTCGCCACTGCGGCGGCCGCGGGTGCCAGTGCAGCGGAGGGCAGCGCGCCACCTTCGGCATCGCTGGCCGCTGGCGGCGGCAGCACAGGCGCCGGATCGACGCCGGTGGGCACGGCCAGCATCAGGCCGGCCAATCCGAGTGGCGGCCAGGGCGCGTCGTCCGCGTTGGCCGGGGTGTCCTTGTCGTCGCTGGCAGCCGACGTTGCCGGTACAGCAGGTGTCGATGTGCTGGCGTCCGTGGCGGCTGCTTCGCCGTCGGTCGGCCGCGGCGTCGCCTTGCCCGGGTTGCCGTCGGGTGGTGTTGCAGCGTTGGCCGGTGTTGCCGGATTGCTGGCGTTTGTGGCGGTACCGGGCGTGCCGGTCGAGGCGCTGCCGCCCTGCAGCATCTGGCCGAAATCCTTGCCGGAATCGCTGCGCGAGGCGCGTGTGCTGCCGGCATTGCCACTGCCGCCGGGCGTCGGTGCGCTGGCGTTGCTGCTCAACGGAGAGGGCATCACGACCGGCCTCCCTGCTCGCCATCGTCCTGGTCTTCGGTCTGTGCCAGGCGCGCGCGGCGTGCGCCGATGTCATCCATCTCGCGCTGGTCGCGGCGGTCGGTCACCACTTTTTCCTGCGCGCGGTAGCTGGCGGCCAGCTGCTCCAGCACGGCCTTGTCACGGCTGGCCAGGATCAGGCGCGCGCGTTCGGCCTCCACTTTTTCGAGGTTGCCGTTGACGGTCTGCTGCTGCTGTTCCACCGCGCTGTCCAGCCGGTCCAGGAATGCGCGCCGGTTCAACAGCTGCGCCGGGCTGGTCGCGGCCATCTGCGCGTTGGCGTACTCCTCGGCGTAGCGCCGCAGTTCGTCCAGGCGCGACAGATGGGTGTCGAGCACGTTCTGGCGTTCGGCCAGGTCGCGGGCGACCGCGTCCTCGTGTTCCTGGGCCCGCTTCAGCAGGGGGTCGATGCGCTTGGACTGGATCATGTCAGCCTCTCGTTCTCTTGTTCCACCAGGCGCTGCAACGCCGCCTGGCTGTGCGGTAGATCTGCGGCCTTGGCCACATCCTGGCCGAGGAATTCCATGATTTCCGGCCAGCGCTCAAGGGCTTCATCGGTCGCCGCGTCGTTGCCGCGCTGATAGGCGCCGATGGCGATCAGGTCGCGGTTGGCCGAGTAGGCCGAGACCAGCCGTTTCAGCTTGCGGATGCGCAGACGCCACGGTTCGTCGGCGATTTCCGTGACCACGCGGCTGACCGACGATTCCACGTCGATGGCCGGGTACAGGCCGCTGTCGGCCACCCGGCGCGAGAGCAGGATGTGGCCGTCAAGAATCGCGCGCGCTGCATCGGCGATCGGATCCTGCGGATCGTCGCCTTCGGTCAGCACGGTGTAGAAGGCGGTGATCGAACCGCGCCCCTTGGCGCCGTTGCCTGCACGTTCCACCAGTGCCGGCAGCTTGGCGAACACCGATGGCGGATAGCCGCGCGTGGTGGGCGGCTCGCCCACCGACAGGCCGATCTCGCGCTGCGCCTGCGCGAAGCGGGTCAGCGAATCCATCAGCAGCAGGACGTTCAGGCCCTGGTCGCGGAACCATTCGGCGATGGCCGTGGCACGGTAGGCGCCATGCAGGCGGGCCAGCGGCGGCCGGTCGGCCGGGCTGGCCACTACCACCGCGCGGCGCAGGCCTTCCTCGCCCAGCGTGCTTTCAACGAAATCGCGCACTTCGCGGCCACGCTCACCGATCAGGCCGACCACGATCACGTCGGCGGCGGTGTAGCGGGTCATCATGCCCAGCAGCGTCGATTTGCCGACGCCGGAGCCGGCGAACAGGCCCACACGCTGGCCGCGGCCGATCGGCAGCAGCGCGTTGATCGCGCGCACGCCCACGTCCAGCGGCTGGGTGATCGGTTCGCGCGCCAACGGATTGATCGAAACGCCGGCCATGCCGACGTGGCCTTCAGCGCGGATCGGGCCCTTGCCATCCAGCGGTACGCCATCGCTGTCGATGACACGGCCGAGCAGGCCTTCGCCCACTTCCACGCCGCCACGACGCGCCGAGGGCACCACCCGCGCATTCGGCAGCAGCCCGTGCAGTTCGGCGCTGGGCATCAGGTAGGTGCGTTCGCCGGCGAAGCCGACCACTTCGGCATCGACCCAGCCGCCGTCAACCACTTCCACCTTGCAGCTGGCGCCGAGCGGCGCTTCGCAGCCGACCGCTTCCAGGGTCAGGCCGACCGCCCGCCGCAGCACGCCTTCGCGGATCAGCCCGCGACCGTGCGCGGTGTCGACTTTCAGGCCGTCGAGGCGGTTGGCCAGGCGCAGGTTGCGGGCAACGGCCCAGTCGGCCGGCGGCGACGGCTGCGAAGCGGTATTGGTGTTCATGCGATGGCTCCGGTCTGGCGGATCACGGCGTCCAGCGCGCCGCGCAGGCGGGCTTCCAGGGTGCCGTCGATGCGTACCGCTTCGGCATGCACGCGCAGGTCGCCACGGCTCAGGCTGGTGTCAGGCACCAGGCGCTGCTGCGGCGACAGGGTCAGCAACGGGGCGAGGGCGGTGATGTCATCGGGGTGCAGGCGTACTTCCACCTCGCGGTTGCTGCCGCCGACGGCGTCAATCGCCTCGCCGACCAGTTGTCCCAGCAGCGCCGGATCGGCCTCGTATGCACGGCCTACCAGCGCACCGGCAATGCGTACCGCCAGTTCGCCGAGGGCGCCGACCACTTCATTTTCCAGGCGTGCCAGCGGCCGGCCGAAGTTGTCGAGGATACCCTCGATCTGCGCGACCAAGCGGCGCACTTCGGCCTGGCCCTGGCTGAAGCCATCGGCATGGCCCTGGTCGAAACCTTCCTTCTCGGCGCTGTCCTGGATCGCCTGGATTTCCTCCAGGGTCGGCAGCTGCAACGGCGGCTCGGGCTCATGCTCCGGGTCCGGCTCGGTGAGTTCGAAGGCCTCGTCCTGGTCCAGCACCGGTTCGGGCTGGGCCAGCAGGTCCGGGGCAAGCCAGCGCACGACGTTGCTCACAGCATCGCCTCCGCGCTGCCGCCGATGGTGACAGTGCCCTCATCGGCCATGCGCTTGACGATGGCGAGGATCTCGCGCTGCGCCACTTCCACGTCGGACAGGCGGACCGGACCGCGCGCTTCCATGTCTTCCAGCAGGATCTCGGCTGCACGCTGGGACATGTTGCGGGTGATCTTGTCGCGCACCTTGATGTCGGCGCCGCGCAGGGCCAGGCCCAGTCGCTCGCCGCTCACTTCGCGCAGCACCAGCTGCATCTCGCGGTCGTCCAGGTCCACCAGGTCGTCGAACACGAACATCAGGTCCTGGATGCGGCCACTCAGCGGGGCGTCGATGCGCGCGATCTCGCCCAGGATCGCCTGGTCCTGGCCGCTGTCCATGAAGTTGAGGATGTTGGCCGCGCACTGCACGCCGCCGATGTTGGACGACTTCAGGTTCTGGTTGCCGGCGAACTGGCGTTCCATGATCTCGTTGAGTTCGTTCAGCGCATTGGGCGGAATGCCATCGAGGGTGGCGATGCGCAGCAGCACGTCCACGCGGGTGCGCTCGGGCAGCAGCTTCAGCGCGTCGGCAGCCTGGTCGGTTTCCAGGTGCGCCATCACGATGGCGATGATCTGCGGATGCTCGTTGCGCACCAGGTCGGCCACCGCACGCGGGTCCATCCACTTCAGTGCGTCCAGGCCGGTGGTGTTGCGGCCCAGCAGGATGCGGTCGATCAGGTTGCCGGCCTTCTCGCTGCCCAGCGCCTGCACCAGCATGTTGCGGATGTAGTCGTCCGAGCCCACGCCCAGCGAGGTCTTCGAGCCCAGTTCCTGGCTGAACTGGTCCATCACCCGTTCCACCTGTTCGCGGGTGATGTCGGACATGGTGGCCATGGCGATGCCGATCTTCTGCACCTCCTTCGGCTCCATGTGGCGCAGCACTTCGGCCGCGTCCAGTTCACCCAGCGACAGC
This region includes:
- a CDS encoding flagellar basal body-associated FliL family protein, giving the protein MAAAADKTKKTADKDKTAKPRSPILITALVAVLAAGAAGGGVWFFTQSKHEDKAAQAPKKTTTPAPAQYFALEPAFVVNLNGSIDGPRYLQVEVQLMTRDPAALEAIKTHAPAIRARLLMLFSQVSPQQIADIAGKQKLQADSLAEVQKVLKAETGSNGADDLLFTSFVTQ
- the fliR gene encoding flagellar biosynthetic protein FliR, giving the protein MDAATQMAADGLNAFGMIGTVLWTMLRIGAVAMAMPMIGTRAVPGRVRVMLAGTLAIALAPLLPPVPDWTGFDAATVLTIARELAIGVAIGFLLRLVFEAGAMAGELVAQGTGLAFAQMSDPLRGGTSGVIGQWFYLLFGLLFFTANGHLALISLVVDSYRALPIGAPLPDPHAFFSIAPTFLLTVLRGALTLAIPLTVAMLAVNLAFGVLARAAPALNPIQLGLPVSLLLGLFLLTLLVGEMGPPVQRLFDAAFQAAGAVPP
- a CDS encoding FliI/YscN family ATPase encodes the protein MNTNTASQPSPPADWAVARNLRLANRLDGLKVDTAHGRGLIREGVLRRAVGLTLEAVGCEAPLGASCKVEVVDGGWVDAEVVGFAGERTYLMPSAELHGLLPNARVVPSARRGGVEVGEGLLGRVIDSDGVPLDGKGPIRAEGHVGMAGVSINPLAREPITQPLDVGVRAINALLPIGRGQRVGLFAGSGVGKSTLLGMMTRYTAADVIVVGLIGERGREVRDFVESTLGEEGLRRAVVVASPADRPPLARLHGAYRATAIAEWFRDQGLNVLLLMDSLTRFAQAQREIGLSVGEPPTTRGYPPSVFAKLPALVERAGNGAKGRGSITAFYTVLTEGDDPQDPIADAARAILDGHILLSRRVADSGLYPAIDVESSVSRVVTEIADEPWRLRIRKLKRLVSAYSANRDLIAIGAYQRGNDAATDEALERWPEIMEFLGQDVAKAADLPHSQAALQRLVEQENERLT
- a CDS encoding flagellar hook-length control protein FliK; the encoded protein is MPSPLSSNASAPTPGGSGNAGSTRASRSDSGKDFGQMLQGGSASTGTPGTATNASNPATPANAATPPDGNPGKATPRPTDGEAAATDASTSTPAVPATSAASDDKDTPANADDAPWPPLGLAGLMLAVPTGVDPAPVLPPPAASDAEGGALPSAALAPAAAAVATNASQGAAAPAASAPASAAGDDEASGLPLPELVMGGKALDRADDGDSLQIGDRAPPAPLQPPLPAALQDLKAALASNAVFNGEPTPKPVLGDDGFDQAIGARIGWLADQKIGHAHIRLNPEDLGPVDVRLQMNGDKVHASFSSPHVDVRQALESSLPRLRELLGEQGFQLAHADVGQQHSGDGTPGSPAGGGGRGGDGEPSLGDTTVSASQLIRQRGLLDAYA
- the fliO gene encoding flagellar biosynthetic protein FliO translates to MSLLATTLAVATTAPQISQHAPAAPSLFGAVLALLAVLALVIGLGWLLKRLPGSGFRPAEGMKLVASLNVGAKERVVVVEVNGQQLLLGVTAGGINALHTLPEPLPPPAPVRVPDLKNLPNFAQLLQQRLRKDP
- the fliG gene encoding flagellar motor switch protein FliG, which translates into the protein MTGVQRAAVLLLSLGELDAAEVLRHMEPKEVQKIGIAMATMSDITREQVERVMDQFSQELGSKTSLGVGSDDYIRNMLVQALGSEKAGNLIDRILLGRNTTGLDALKWMDPRAVADLVRNEHPQIIAIVMAHLETDQAADALKLLPERTRVDVLLRIATLDGIPPNALNELNEIMERQFAGNQNLKSSNIGGVQCAANILNFMDSGQDQAILGEIARIDAPLSGRIQDLMFVFDDLVDLDDREMQLVLREVSGERLGLALRGADIKVRDKITRNMSQRAAEILLEDMEARGPVRLSDVEVAQREILAIVKRMADEGTVTIGGSAEAML
- the fliM gene encoding flagellar motor switch protein FliM — its product is MNDLLSQDEIDALLHGVDSGAVETEPDAPSGEARSYDFASQDRIIRGRMPTLEMVHERFARLWRIGLFNLIRRSAELSVRGIELIKFNDYMHSLYVPTNLNLIRFKPLRGTGLIVFEPTLVFAIVDNFFGGDGRYPTRIEGREFTATEMRVIHLLLKQTFADLREAWAPVMDVEFEYINSEINPHFANIVTPREYVVVCRLHVELDGGGGDIHVTLPYSMLEPIRELLDAGIQSDRNDRDESWGRTLREQLNVAEVTLSSVLASKRMTLRDLTRLKVGDILPIDLSPQVPLCVENIPVFTGEFGVANGMNAVKITATHPPGTRPRVPVIQEDPQ
- a CDS encoding FliH/SctL family protein, translating into MSNVVRWLAPDLLAQPEPVLDQDEAFELTEPDPEHEPEPPLQLPTLEEIQAIQDSAEKEGFDQGHADGFSQGQAEVRRLVAQIEGILDNFGRPLARLENEVVGALGELAVRIAGALVGRAYEADPALLGQLVGEAIDAVGGSNREVEVRLHPDDITALAPLLTLSPQQRLVPDTSLSRGDLRVHAEAVRIDGTLEARLRGALDAVIRQTGAIA
- a CDS encoding flagellar biosynthetic protein FliQ; this encodes MSPELALTELRGGLITVLWVAGPLLLTVLVVGVVVGVVQAATQLNEPTIAFVAKAAALTAVLFALGSLLIGHLVEFTTLLFQRIPHLIG
- the fliN gene encoding flagellar motor switch protein FliN, whose product is MNDIDALEPTPAQFSNLQADEATGPDLNLDVILDVPVTLSLEVGRARLPIRNLLQLNQGSVVELERGAGESLDVFVNGTLIAHGEVVVINDRFGVRLTDVVSPSERIRRLR
- the fliP gene encoding flagellar type III secretion system pore protein FliP (The bacterial flagellar biogenesis protein FliP forms a type III secretion system (T3SS)-type pore required for flagellar assembly.); its protein translation is MRVTRSRLATLLPWLSLIALCLLPALAFAAPGAPTTPLPDINVGKIGGAPVSLPLQTLLLMTAITLIPSMLLVLTSFTRIIIVLGLLRQALGTGQTPSNQVLLGLALFLTAMIMLPTWDKAWSTGMAPYLNGEIDFQTAWTLTTTPLRAFMLAQIRETDLMTFAGIAGHGTYASPDAIPFPVLVASFVTSELKTAFEIGFLIFIPFVIIDLVVASVLMSMGMMMLSPMLVSAPFKILLFVLVDGWVLTVGTLAASFNPA
- the fliJ gene encoding flagellar export protein FliJ, which gives rise to MIQSKRIDPLLKRAQEHEDAVARDLAERQNVLDTHLSRLDELRRYAEEYANAQMAATSPAQLLNRRAFLDRLDSAVEQQQQTVNGNLEKVEAERARLILASRDKAVLEQLAASYRAQEKVVTDRRDQREMDDIGARRARLAQTEDQDDGEQGGRS